In Mycobacterium sp. Aquia_213, the sequence CGTGGTGCCCGCGAGCAGGTTCAACCGGCATTTCACCGAATTCCTACCCAGCGGAACGCGGATCACCGAGCTCGAGGGCGTCGGTCACGTGCCGATGTTCGAGGCGCCGGACCGTGTCGCCGAGGTCATCTCCGGATTCATCGACGACTGCACCCGCCCGGCTCGGGTCGTCGAGCCGCCGGCTAGCTAAGCCGCCGAGCTACGCGTCCACCCCGCGCTGTGTGTGAAACCTGGGCGGTCAGTGTGCAACCAGGTTGTCCTGAGTTCCCACTCGACGTTAGCTGACCAGCGCCTTCGCCAGATTTTCGGCGATCGAGCCGAGGAACTCCTCGCTCTGCTGCCACTTCTGATCGGGTCCGATCAAAATGGCGAGGTCCTTGGTCATCTTCCCGCTCTCGACCGTGGCGATGACGACCTCTTCCAGTAGCTGGGCGAAGTCGATGACCGCGGGCGTGTTGTCCAGCTTGCCGCGGTGCTGCAATCCCCGGGTCCAGGCGAAGATCGAGGCGATCGGGTTCGTCGACGTCGGCTTACCGGCCTGGTACTGCCGGTAGTGCCGGGTGACGGTGCCGTGCGCGGCCTCGGCCTCGACGGTCTTGCCGTCGGCCGTCATCAGCACCGAGGTCATCAGTCCCAGTGAGCCGTAACCCTGCGCGACGGTGTCCGACTGGACGTCACCGTCGTAGTTCTTACAGGCCCAGACGTAGCCGCCGTCCCACTTCAGGCAGGCGGCCACCATGTCGTCGATCAGCCGGTGCTCGTAGGTCAGACCCTCGGCAACGAAGCGCTCCTTGAACTCCTCGTCGTAGATGCGCTGGAATTCGTCCTTGAACATGCCGTCGTAGGCCTTGAGGATGGTGTTCTTGGTGGACAGGTACACCGGCCATTTGGCGTTGAGCCCGTAGGCGAACGAGGCCCGCGCGAAATCGCGGATGGAGTCCTTGAAGTTGTACATCCCCATCACCACGCCGCCGTCCTCGGGCATGGACACCATCTCGTGCACGATCGGCTCGCTGCCGTCGTCGGGCGTGAAAGTTATTGCGACAGTGCCGGGCTTCTCGACCTTGAAGTTGGTCGACCGGTACTGGTCGCCGAAGGCGTGCCGGCCGATGACGATCGGTTTGGTCCAGCCCGGAACCAGCCGGGGCACGTTCGAGATCACAATTGGCTCGCGGAAGATGGTGCCGCCCAGGATGTTTCGGATAGTCCCGTTCGGCGAGAGCCACATCTTTTTCAGGTTGAACTCTGCGACGCGTGCCTCGTCGGGGGTGATCGTCGCGCACTTGACGCCCACACCGTGCTTCTTGATGGCATACGCCGCGTCGATCGTCACCTGGTCGTCGGTGCGGTCGCGGTGCTCGATGCCCAGGTCGTAGTAGTCCAGGTTGATGTCGAGGTGCGGCAGGATCAGCAGGTCCTTGATCAGCTTCCAGATGACCCGGGTCATCTCGTCACCGTCGAGTTCGACAACGGGTCCTTTGACTTTGATCTTGGGTTCGTTCGACATCCCAGACCGACCCTCCTCGCGACGTTAGTCCTGCGAAGCCGCCAACGCTTTGTTGAACTTCTTGCTCGGCCGCATCACTGCAGTCGTCTTCTCGCTGTCGGGCTGATAGTAGCCGCCGATGTCGACCGTCTCGCCCTGAACCTGGACCATATCGGCCACGATGACGTCCTCGTTCTTGCTCAACGAATAGGCCAGCGCTGCGAAGTGCTTTTGCAGCTCTTTGTCGTCGGTTTGCGCGGCGAGTTCCTGGGCCCAGTACAGCGCCAGGTAGAACTGGCTGCCGCGGTTGTCGAGTTCACCGGTCTTGCGCGACGGACTCTTGTTGTTGTCCAACAGCTTTCCGATCGCGGCATCCAGCGTCTTGGCCAGGATCTTGGCGCGCTCGTTGTCGGTCTTGATGCCGAGGTCTTCGAAACATGCACCCAGAGCCAGGTATTCACCGAGGGAATCCCAGCGCAGGTGGTTCTCCTCCACCAGCTGGTGGACGTGCTTGGGCGCCGAGCCGCCCGCTCCGGTCTCGTACATTCCCCCGCCGGCCATCAGCGGCACGATGGACAGCATCTTGGCGCTGGTGCCCAGCTCCAGGATCGGGAACAGGTCGGTGAGGTAGTCGCGCAG encodes:
- a CDS encoding NADP-dependent isocitrate dehydrogenase, giving the protein MSNEPKIKVKGPVVELDGDEMTRVIWKLIKDLLILPHLDINLDYYDLGIEHRDRTDDQVTIDAAYAIKKHGVGVKCATITPDEARVAEFNLKKMWLSPNGTIRNILGGTIFREPIVISNVPRLVPGWTKPIVIGRHAFGDQYRSTNFKVEKPGTVAITFTPDDGSEPIVHEMVSMPEDGGVVMGMYNFKDSIRDFARASFAYGLNAKWPVYLSTKNTILKAYDGMFKDEFQRIYDEEFKERFVAEGLTYEHRLIDDMVAACLKWDGGYVWACKNYDGDVQSDTVAQGYGSLGLMTSVLMTADGKTVEAEAAHGTVTRHYRQYQAGKPTSTNPIASIFAWTRGLQHRGKLDNTPAVIDFAQLLEEVVIATVESGKMTKDLAILIGPDQKWQQSEEFLGSIAENLAKALVS